ATTACTTTCTCAAAAGGAATCTGAAGATGGACATATTTGTAAGGGAATTAGTAGGTCCATTGTCATTTGATGTCATCAATTTCCATTCCAGCTTTTAGATGTGAGTTGATCCACCTCTGTTGATGTGTCCTCTGCACAAAAATACAAGGATTGAAACTGCAGCTCTGATGTGAAAGCAGTAGTCAGACATCGGTGTGCAGGTGGTAATGGACTAAACCACAATGTCCAAGCTGTATGCAATTCTGAAATTCACGCTGGACCGGTACTGTGATTCTTATGGTCAccaccctctccccccccccccatccaatgTGGTACAGTCCGAATCCTGTCCAATCACATTTGATACTGAGTCATGTCATCTCCCTGAGCCATGTGTAGCCTTTGGCTGATTGGCTGATCCTGAACCTCCTCCTTGTCTCTTCCCGTCTATTGCCGACGTTGAGGATGAACAGGAAAGAGGATTTTGTTCTGTATGCTACTGCTAATGACCAAGGTCTTCAAGGCTCCATCTCCCTCCACTAGCCTtccaaagcattttttttaagttgctAATTTTGTTTCGATATTGATATTATGGTGACTTTTTTTGCACAAAAAGCAGTGAACCCAGCATCCCTGGGGGCCCAGGTGCCCCGTCCCTCCCCCTCCATGTTTCTAAACTTGGTCTTTCACTGTGTTTCCAAGGTGACTGAAGTGACCAAGGCCCCAGCTCCTTTCCCAGCATCCTTTGCTGGTTCGTTGGTTCCCAGTTGTCTCCCGACTGATCTTTAGTGACTCATGTTATTCCAGCTGATTATTTCATTTTACGTTACGTTATATCCGCTGAGCCGTTTGTGTACTTTGTGCCAGCTTTCTCGTTGACCCTGCTACGTACGTGTCCAGATGCGATGGGAATGAACCAGAATGGCAGGCAGGCAGCCACATGTCCGCAAGGCTGGTGGTCTATATAAGTCTATATAATGGTTTATATAACAGTCTATATTATTGATGTCTTTCCTATCGAACTCGTTTTTGTCGTAAGCAaaagaagaacaaaaaaaaaatatatatatataatctaaaatgtgtatattaaaGCGATTTATAGCATGCATGCTACTGGGAGCTCCAGAGCCATGTCATGTTGAAAAATGACCCTGGATGTATGTGACTTTATACTTTGAAAacgggaaaaaaataaatttttcttcatacaaaatgtccttttttttcccctccctccccccccgaaAAGTTtcaatactttttaaatatatttgaatAGGGCTGTAGTCATGGTGACCGGTATGACATGAGGTCATGGGAGGTACTTTTGGGCCCCTAAAAGCAAGTGACCATGTGACTCAATTGCTGCctgcttgccccccccctttccccctctctctctccctctccatccctctTTTCCTCACCCTTTTGGATGTCCTTGTTGTTACTGTTGAAATGATTACTGGAGAGATGTATTGTTTGATTTGCTTTGTGAGGCGCAATTCTGCAGTTGGTTGTAACTATGGGTCTCCTGGGTTTATATGTGACATTAACTGTAGCTGTGGATGGGTGAATATGtgaatttttaaagtaaaaaaaaaaaaagattgttactgtgggggagaaaaaaaaaagtgttctAAGCTAAGCAAGACAGTAATTCATAAAAACAATTGGGATCCAACACTGGTAACACCTAACTGGTAACCTAATAAATAACCAAGTGTTAAAATTCTCACCTAATATAAAGGCAAAAGCTTCACTGAATGATTTGACACAAAATTCTGGCCCAGTTCAGAAATGTCTCTTCTGTAGGATTTAGTTTTTAacaaatataacattttttgtTAAGTAACCTGCTGTGTTTTCACAAAGCACAACATATGGCATCGTCAACGTGTAACAATGACTCATTTTCTGTAACTTAAAAACAAATCTCTTGCTTTTTCGCAAGTTCCCGCGGCGTTTCTGGTGTCCCTTTTATGCAGCAGACCAAACTGTGTCAGATGTCTCTCTTGTCTGTTTAAAGTTGTAGCCCTCGGTAAGGTGGCACGTCTAAGGTAAGACGTACAAACCCAAAGACTCTCTTTACCTTCCAGTTTGAGTCCAGAGCTTTCCCGCTTTTGAGAGCACAGGAACTCCGTAAGTGACCGGTCTCCGTCACCAACCAGCTAACCAATCATGTGTCTTCTCGCCCCGTCCGgcctttttctctctctctctctctctctctctccctctctctgctgCGATTGGCTGTCTGGCTTTCTGGGGGTGGGGACGGGGCTTCGCTAGTAGTTTTCTTCCAATCCAGTGGCCTCTTTGAATTCTTCTTCATTGCACATATGCACTGTGGTGCCACCTGTCCCAGTCGACATCGTAAATCATCAAAAGCCATTTACCGTAAGCCACTGAAGGGAGCCACGTTTGGGTATGTTGGAAATGTGAACTAACCTTGCATGTCCCTCTGAtcacagcaaaacaaaatgaGCCCTCGGCTTCCCGGTTACTGGTAgatctctctcactctctcctttACTATTATTTActacagtgtttctcaatccagtcctcggggacctacagatagctgggagggagcaaaaacatggactgtctgggaggaagctgggagggagcaaaaacatggactgtctggcaggaagctgggagggagcaaaaatgtggactgtctggcaggaagctgggagggagcaaaaatgtggactgtctggcagggagctgggagggagcaaaaatgtggactgtctggcagggagctgggagggagcaaaaatgtggactgtctggcagggagctgggagggagcaaaaatgtggactgtctggcagggagcggggagggagcaaaaacgtggaacCGTCTGTGTGTCctcgaggaccggattgggagaCATTGCTTTACTATACTACTTGCTTGTGTAGATGTGGATCAGGGAAAGGCACCCTCCATTGTCTGCATGCTAAGTGATGTTTGGAGGATTAAGCAGGGTATGCATACCAAGCATGCCTGTTAGGGTGGTAAAATCCTCCAGATTCTTTTGAGAAAGGAAGCTCTCGTACTATTAGATGGAAAATGAGTAAGGAGTAACTGAAGGCATGCAATACCATATCACCAGGTGAGCATTGAGAACAAGGCAATCCCAAATGAGCAGCTGTGTTGGATTTGGATCTCTGACGTCTTCATTGGGTTAGCGAATCCTTCCGCTTGGTGTATTAAGTGCAGGCCACTCATTAGCCACCCAACACTTAATCTGCAGCAGCTTTAACTGGGATTGCCCTGTCATTGTGTTTTCTGGGTTTCATCCGTGTGTCCATCGTATGGGAAGCGCGATCGCGCCCGTTTTCCCCCTATTCACCATCttttcttgcccccccccccccccccatcctccgcTACAGCCACTCTATACCAGAGGTGAGCCCCATACCCCTTGTCCCGGATCTTCACTTCTACTAGCTAAGACATGTCCAGGACAGCCGGAGCCTGACCTGCCCCCGCTGGGACCCGGATGGGACCAGGcaccttgtccccccccccagtcacctGGACAGTCTTTGATGCATCTGTAATATTCTGCACAGGGTCctcacacaaaaaaaagggaCTGAATGATACTCTGCTTCTTTATGATTTCTTTTGTATATTGACCAATGGTGGTGTTGTTATTCCTTTttttcctcacccccccccccaagctctgGACTCCCAGGaaaccccctcccccttacACCTTAATGGCTCAGATGAAATTGCCTTTGGTTATAACTCCTTAGAGCGCGTTTGAGAAGCAACCTTTTACAACTTTGTGTAAATACAAAAGCTCTCCCATTGCTTAACGTTTGCACTCTAAGTATTTGCTTCAAaaattatgtatgtattttgaATCTAGGGTTTAGTGAAGAATGTATATGTTCAGACTTGGATATGTATGGATGTAATATTTTAATGGGGACTCGGACCAAACAAAACACTCCTCtctttttgatgtttatttataaaaattttgGCATGTTTCCTGTCTGTTCTATTTTGCTGTAGAGGTTTTTAAATGGGGTAGGTCTCTCTTTGGAGTCTGCCCTGCTTAAACCATCCACAGTCAACTTCTGAATCATTCTGTGGTGGGAGGTTCATACAATGCTTATCTTGTTTTAATAACAATGTAAATTTTGTTCGTTTCAGCAGTAAGTTGTTCTAAGACATGGCGTCACTCAGTAGACAGGCTTTAGACTTTTTAGAGCTTTTTAAGATCTTTAACACAATATCTAATACCTACAAGGGAGGTGAAATAAGGTGATTTTTGTTCGTATGAGATATGGGCACATTTCAGCGAATGAATGGATTTAACACTTTGTTGACAATGTTTGGAAGGCTCTGCCCTACAGCTGGATATCTTAGCTCGTTCCCTTCATCATGGCGAGTCAGGACTGGTGTGCACTTGGTGCTCAATGTCACCGCATCACCGCGGTTGACATCAACAATGTCGATGGGACGTGTCCAGACCAGAGGGATTTATCGAAATACCTtggtcgtttttttttttttaacggaagcatgttggggaaaaaaatgtaaaaactatGCTTGCtcataaaatgtgtttttctttttcattgatTCTTTAGaacattatttttttcaggGTTTAGTCTTTGATTACTAATAAACAACAGTACTAGACTACTAAACAACACCTGTGTTagctgtattgtttttttttttgtgactaTTACAATCTAGTATGGAGAGTTCCATTGAAATTGCAGTAGTGTACAGTTGTATTAAGCTATTTATGAACTGGGTACTACATCTTAATTCCATTTGAGCTCTGGGCTTACTGAGCTCAGTCAGTGATTTATTGTATTCTGTATTGCAATCTCCTATTGCTGCACTCAAGTGGTGTTGAAATAGGTGTCAAAGGTCCCGGGTGAATAAAATGTCgatatgcttgtgtgtgtgtgtgtatgtttgagACAGAACAGAACATTTGCCCTTGATTGTGAGGTACTCTCATTTTTGCTATATACTAAATGTGGTCAAACAAGTGAATGCAAGGTTTGTTTTGCTTTGATAATCAGAATGCTTGTGAGAAATGGTCCAGGTGCATCGTGAGTGTAAAGTATtaaatggcggggggggggggggaggttaccAAGGATGAACTCAAAGCACGTTTTAAATAATTGAATCCAAATCTTGATAAGAAAAATGGTAATTGTATGCTTTTACATGGGatagtaaaatatatatttttcctggtgtgttctgtttttttttttttttaaatatacatttccTTCAACACTTGTTTCATTTGTCTTTATATTTGTTTAGGGTAAAATGCAATTTCttgtatttaataaaaataaaatttcagcCCCTGCGTGTTTAATATTGTGAAATGGAAGCAGACGGAAATGGGGTcagatgtttcttttttttttttttaggtctgAGGCTGTGTGCGagctacagtatatatttagaCGTGCACATCTGTCTCGGTTATCTTTATGCCGTAGGTCAAGCTGGCTCTTTTTTAGTAATTACTTGTACGGAGAGACGAGAACTGGCTGGACAACAGACGGGAGACACTCGAACGAAAAGAGGAAGGCGAGTGTGCGGGAAGAACCGTCGTCTAATTTATTTGTGATGTATGGTACAGCAGATTGCAACGGAAGGGGAAAACGAACAGAGCACGCCATACGATGGAGGCCATAACCTGACCATCTGTTTGCGGGACAAAGCTACTAGGTTCATCACTCCTGATTGGATACAGCATGTATGATAACTGGAAGCTAATTGGCTGAGCTAACGTTGTTACATCTCTTTGGCAACTATAAACTCTGATACTCCAATTtctcaatatactgtataatacaaAAATAGAACAGATCATAGTCTAGTTAAAACTAAAATGTCATATTAAACCCATAAGTGACACAAACACTGCAGCACTGAATCGGAACTGCttaaaaattcaaattaaaagtcTAGTTAAGGGCAACAAACCTGTAGACTAGTAGATGGAGTATACGTTGTATTCATGTCTCTCTGGCAATTTCAAAAGGTCAGGCATTCCCACAGCAAAATCGAATTACCATCGATAATTTAGCCGAGCAGGAAAGGACGAGATACATTTGACAGTTACACAAACTCTGAAATAGATCTTTAATCACTGCCATATTATACCATATTATATAACATGATTTTCCCTGCTCGGGACGCATCGATAAGTATTCCACTGTACatcttgaattttttttttgtcatcacATAATTGTGTATATTTCATGTGcattgtttacaaaaaaaagtatttttctcGAATGATATACTAGAACAGTCCTATGTCTATATGCTCATGGGATTACGAGTAAATCTCTTGCATCCTTTGACGAGAGCTGATGGTTTTTGACGTGTGATGGAAATTGTCTGAAATGAGGCGAAGGAAAATGTCCTTATTCACGCAGTGGGGTGACGGACATGGAGGCCATTGCCCTCCCTACTacattggagggggggggggggctctggagAGATAACAGAACCACCCCATTTACCCACTTCTGAAGGAGCCGTCGGACTCCATGTGGCACCGGAGCTGCAAGAATGCTCAGAATCAGTTCCCTACCCTGCATCCCTGTCCAACAGCGTCTCCATCGTCACCTGAGCCTGAGGACATTTTGAAGAAGTTTCATCTCCAGAGATGGAATGCAGAGGACTCAAAAACCCATGTTGTGTACAGCAGTGCCAAGACAATGTTAAGAAAACCACCTAGATGTGGAAGTTTTAAAATCtcagttatttaaaaatacaccTCTCTGATTAGATCCATCTCTGTATCGAATGGTTCTTCAAGATGGCAACTTGGCACAAGGCAAGAGGAGTTCTTTTGTCTCTGCAAATGAGTAGGAAACAACAGTTTAGAGATTTTTGACAAGAAACCAACCATTGTTCGGCCAAAATTTTTTTCCATGAGGGTTGAGAGAATTCCTTTGTGCCCAGTGCTGTCACATGGGTTCAATACCGCGGTAATTCTGAATGCCAATACCCCCAACACCTTCAGGTCCTTTATCAATTGTCCAGCATCCCTTAGATTTCACATTCTAGAAGGTCATAGGCAGTACATCATGGGATAATTAGCTCCTTTCTCTACCCAGCCAGACTGGTCTCTTAGTAGGCTGCTTTTATGTCCCTAATGCACTGGGCAAGATTGCCTCCCAAACCTCTTGTACATATGGACCAATCAGCAAGCAGGTACCAGCAGCCAACCAGAGATGAGGACAGTGAAACCAAATGCCTTTCTTCGCATTCTTCCTATACAACAAAACCTCCAATGTGGAATGCAACATAAATTATGAGAGAATGTATATATAAGTTAAATATTTATCTTAATATATGTTTCTTTCTTATAGATACATTGTATATTGTTTTCTTCTCTGAGTCCATTACCCACATAATACTCAGCAGGTCTGTAGGATGTGATAGGGGCACCCAGGGTCGCCGAGGGTAAGTCCAAAAGAGGGAAAAGGAAAAACTCAGACCCTCCACCCAAAAAGAGCTGCTCTTTTATGAGATGGCCAGGGACATTTTCCGAGCCACACAGCAGTGTGTTTGTATatagggagggggggagagggggtgtAGAGGGTGGAGTAGCCGTTCATTCTCGATCCCCGTCTTCACTGCTCCCTGCAGGACAGAGGGGATGGTATTACAGGCCAAGAATTACGAGTCAGCGTTGCATCATCCTATTGTGTGAGTTCGGGTCTGAGTTACCTAATACTTATGGGAAGTGCTTACCACACCAGACACATTCTGTAAACATGCCAAACTCAATGGAAGCTATCGCATTCGCGATGCTCTCAACAGAACACTTAATTACTGACAGCGACCTGTCAGCCAATTATTAGATTACAACCCTCAGCTGGACAACTGATCAAGTGTCAACAAAGTGCTGCTTTCTCGTCATCATGACCAGGGCTCACCTCCCGCAGATTCCACGTCTGAGTCCGACACGTGTGTTATTGAGAAGCGAGAGACGCTGAATCGGGAGAATGGGGCAACCGGCTTCGCCTCCGGGACcacgggggagggggtgcaggtCGCAGGCTCCTCCGCGGCTGGCATGACAGCATCTTGGTCGGACATTAACGGGAAGTCGTCATCCCACTCGAATCCTCCGCCTGCGTGAACATGCTTTGTGTTAAGaagcattcaagtaagaattgcattgtactctgtacactGTACTTTGaaaaaatcacaataaaacTTTGAatctttgaatccttgaatGGAATCTCAAAAATGAGACTGAATCCCAGTCTGAAGATGTTCTTAAGTAGGTTAAATAAGGCCACAAAAATACAAGAACAAGTTGTTTCCAACATATATCTTCACGTGTATTCCTATATATTCATACATATTGAGCAATTAATCATTTTGAATTTAGAATATAGAGCGTTATGTCTTGTCATATTATACTCAAGCTctttagcattttattttaactgtAGATATTGTGTACAACACTAACAAGTGTTAGATTTGAAGTTACAACTAATGTGCATTTGTACTGATGTTTTATGCTACCATCAGTGAACATAACTTTTCCCCTGGCTGTCAAAATTCAAAGTCAACGCAACAGGCACGTATATTTAGAGACTGTGTCCGCACGGCAAGCTTACTCTCTTCTGAAACATTCCCATCCGAAGAGTCATCTGAGACACTGGCTTTCGCTGATGGGTCACACACATCAGAGTTTGGTTGTCCGCTGGATTCTTCCCCCGAGGGGAAGATGGGTTCCACTAGATCACCAGTGGGACTCTCCTTGGAAAAAGAATTGAGTTCAGTGACACAGTGAGATTAACTGCAAAGGAGAGCTGCAGATGTCACTATCCAGGGCTGTAGGACATTACTATAAACACTTCACCAGTTCGACTGACCCTGCTGAGTATGAGGCTTCTTTGTCTATTTCAGTGAAACTGCAATTTTGCATAACCTATCCATAACTTCCGGAATACCTTAATGCTGCATGGGCAAGTATTTTAGCTGACAAACCTGGTCGAACAAGTAGACGGTGACATCATCGAAGAAGGATACCGCCTTCTTCTTCCGGTCCAGCTCATCGCAGAAGGACTCGGTAAGCAGGGAGGGCATCTTGAGGAGGCTTCGGAGGTGCCGGGTGTTGCTGCGGTCGCTAACCACGATGGGCACGGCTGGCAGCTCCTCATCGCTCTCCTCGCTCTGCTCCTGAATGTTATAACAGCCGAGCTCCTCGTCCGACTCCTCACTGTCATCTGTCTCCTCCTCGTCCGCATCTTCCCCATCCGCTATTGGCACAAGAGGGACTGTGTCCTCTACCGTTTCAGAAAGACCCATTTCATCTGTGtgatttttcagtgttttggaAGAGGTTCCCCATGAGCCATTCTCATCTACTTCCACCTTCTCCTCAGCCCCAGTACAATCCGGCACTAGTTCATCCTTGTCACCCTCAAGCTCTCTCAAGACTTCCTCAGGAATATCTTCAGAGGTGGAGTTTGATGACAAGGGCCCAGGGGAGTCCTCTGTGCCTTTCTTCACCTGGTCACCTGAAGCAGAGTATTCCTGCTGGGCGGAAGACACCGTTGATACCGTGGATGAGGATGAGGTGCATTCTGAGGACTGATCCTCTCCAGAATGCTCAGAATCCAGTCCCAAACCCTCATCCTGAGAGGATTCTTTGGTCAGGCAGCCCCCCATTtcagggggggagggagagagggtaGAAAGGACAGGAACTGAGGAAGCACTGGATTCTGGCTTGTTATCAAACTCTATAATGTCCCTGCCTTTATCCAAACCTTCAAAATAATGCTTGCCCCCTTCTTTAATATGAGGACTGAACTGCTCTGTTCCTGTATATCTGGAAAGGTCCTCCTTCTCAGCTTCCTGGCCAGCAAGGTCATTGTCTCCTAACTTTTCTGGAAAGTCACCTTCGTCTTCCCGTGACCATCTCTCATTTTCAGTGTCATAGTCCGAGAAGTAGGCAGAATCCCTGTATGGGTTCTTCTCACTCAAGCTAGTCAGTTCCACTTTGGTGTTATTGGATGCTGAAAGGGAAACCACAGCATCTACACCTTTGTCCAAATCTACCTGAAGAACCATCTCTGCCTCAACTACTCCCAAAACTGGACTCCCAATTAGCCGAGGCTCAGAAGTGTCCTTCAAGATGAATTCTGGTGACTCATTGTTCTCTGTGTCATACCCACTATCTAGGGCTTTGGACTGAGAAGAAGGGCAGAAGGATGTAGGACTGAATGTCTCACAGGAGCCTGTGACAGAGGGCAAGTCAACTGAATCTACAGAGTCTGGGGTTTCTATGGTTTTCTGGTGGTGCTTAATAGTTACATTGATATCAGCTGTCACCTCGACCGAATCCACAATGTCCGTGAAAATCCCAGATGTGACATCTGTGATGTCATCGTCGTCATCGCTGCAGTTGTCAATGTCTACCATGCTGACACTGAAGCAACTGGCCTCCAACCCACTGTCTGCAGTCTGACTGCTCTCCGATGCTGGCTCCTGTGGTACGTCGGTAGGGGAGCATGGGGCCTTCTCGGAGAGGGCAGATGGGCTGGCCTGAACGACATTAACACTCATCGCATTTACGGCTTGCTCAATTGTTTCATCAGCTGTGTTTGATTCCAAGACATTTGACCTTGATTCTTCATTCCCTAGCTCTGAGTCCCCCTGACTGTCCAATGGTTCTGTCAGAGACAAAACACTGCCTCCTGTTGAAGGAGATGGAATCTCCTTATTTTCCTCCCAAGGCATCTCTATGTCTTCCTGATTTAAATGACTGTTAAAGTTAAAGTTTCTGTCAGTCGGGCTTATCAGTGCATCAATAAATGGAGGACTTTCTGCCATCTGCCGGAGATTAACAAGTGACTCTGATCTTGTGTTTCCTTCATTGCACAAAGGGCTATACGGTCCGCATTCTTCCAAGACTTGAATGTTGACCTCATTGAGAGCGATACCACCACAGATTTCAGCTGCAATTTCTGAATGAGGAAGAGGTATGGGTAGGTTGATTGCTGAATGTTGAATGTCTTTAACCTCTGCTATCTCGGGCCATGAGCTTCCCATATCTGGAAAAGTTGTAGTGTAGTGAATGTCCACGCATGTCTCTTGGACTCCTCTAACACATGGCCCACACTCAAAGTTCAAATGGTTGTTGTTGGAAGAACAGTTTGAGCTCCATTTGCTGGTCACCTTTTCTGTGAACAAATACGCCTCATCCCCAGAACTGCTTTCAAGCTCCTCTACGATCAGGTTTTCTTCTGTCTCTATGTCAATGTCGATAGTACATGGTCCAGATGTTGCCTTCTGTAGGGAGCCCATCATTGTGTTGTAAACATCGATAGCTGTACTTTTACTTTCAATGGACCCCTGTCTGCCTTCCAAGTAAGGATCACAATACCCCAGTTTGGGGCTACAAAGTGGTGGGGAAATTGTGAATGGGCTCCCTATCTCGTTCACCCCCTGGGACAGGCTGTGCATTCCCCACCTATTCTGGTGGGTGTCCGTAGGGCAATCCTCTAGAAGCTGGTTATCCGTCCCTCCAGGTGAATGTTGGTGGTATTCTTCCTCGCCATCTTTGTAGGAGAACCGTTGTCCAGAATTCCAGTTATCCCCAGATGCCCGCCTCAACAGAGGCTCCATGGTAGGAGAGACAGTCAGGCTGGTGTCAGAGTCATAGGAATCAGTTTTGTGAGTGCCTGCCGACCAGTAGGAAT
This genomic window from Paramormyrops kingsleyae isolate MSU_618 chromosome 22, PKINGS_0.4, whole genome shotgun sequence contains:
- the LOC111852861 gene encoding serine/threonine-protein kinase LMTK1-like isoform X1 yields the protein MSAAVFMMVMSASFFNPSFAFSSHFDTDGAPLSELSWSSSLAVVVVSFSGLFTFIFLMLACLCCKKGDIGFKEFDNTEGEEYQTDLSAVGSPASQTDPEVYVLPLTEVSVPVSKQPSRSVLRLSSPYFVDPYPVQLLKSSDLGRHSLLYLKEIGHGWFGKVLLGEVNAGHSATQVVVRELKASASIQEQMRFLEEVQPYRALQHPALLQCLAQCSEVTPYLLVMEFCPLGDMKGYLRSCRATDSMTPDPLILQRIACEIASGLLHLHKYSYIHSDLALRNCLLTADMTVKIGDYGLSHEKYKDDYFVTPDQLWVPLRWIAPEIVDEVHGNLLTVDQTKSSNVWSLGVTIWELFELGNQPYRHYSDRQVLTYAVKEQQLRLPKPLLKIPLSERWYEVMQFCWLQPDQRPTAEEVHLLLGYLCAKGSSEGEEEFEARWSSMRPGAGHGGTEVAVELASSASSSFPLLENFSVGESFPDESGDDILTVTETSHGLNFEYKWEQMRHEQPYCASSTSGRLGQSNPLYQDIYYPTRGATDSSGGDRNVLGVSPSFYKAKELNTPGVVPVLSAHSPSVSSEYYIRIEEPVECNINLDCSPSFEGHFSGMPGSGDSGNCPGEVQANSYWSAGTHKTDSYDSDTSLTVSPTMEPLLRRASGDNWNSGQRFSYKDGEEEYHQHSPGGTDNQLLEDCPTDTHQNRWGMHSLSQGVNEIGSPFTISPPLCSPKLGYCDPYLEGRQGSIESKSTAIDVYNTMMGSLQKATSGPCTIDIDIETEENLIVEELESSSGDEAYLFTEKVTSKWSSNCSSNNNHLNFECGPCVRGVQETCVDIHYTTTFPDMGSSWPEIAEVKDIQHSAINLPIPLPHSEIAAEICGGIALNEVNIQVLEECGPYSPLCNEGNTRSESLVNLRQMAESPPFIDALISPTDRNFNFNSHLNQEDIEMPWEENKEIPSPSTGGSVLSLTEPLDSQGDSELGNEESRSNVLESNTADETIEQAVNAMSVNVVQASPSALSEKAPCSPTDVPQEPASESSQTADSGLEASCFSVSMVDIDNCSDDDDDITDVTSGIFTDIVDSVEVTADINVTIKHHQKTIETPDSVDSVDLPSVTGSCETFSPTSFCPSSQSKALDSGYDTENNESPEFILKDTSEPRLIGSPVLGVVEAEMVLQVDLDKGVDAVVSLSASNNTKVELTSLSEKNPYRDSAYFSDYDTENERWSREDEGDFPEKLGDNDLAGQEAEKEDLSRYTGTEQFSPHIKEGGKHYFEGLDKGRDIIEFDNKPESSASSVPVLSTLSPSPPEMGGCLTKESSQDEGLGLDSEHSGEDQSSECTSSSSTVSTVSSAQQEYSASGDQVKKGTEDSPGPLSSNSTSEDIPEEVLRELEGDKDELVPDCTGAEEKVEVDENGSWGTSSKTLKNHTDEMGLSETVEDTVPLVPIADGEDADEEETDDSEESDEELGCYNIQEQSEESDEELPAVPIVVSDRSNTRHLRSLLKMPSLLTESFCDELDRKKKAVSFFDDVTVYLFDQESPTGDLVEPIFPSGEESSGQPNSDVCDPSAKASVSDDSSDGNVSEESGGFEWDDDFPLMSDQDAVMPAAEEPATCTPSPVVPEAKPVAPFSRFSVSRFSITHVSDSDVESAGGSSEDGDRE
- the LOC111852861 gene encoding serine/threonine-protein kinase LMTK1-like isoform X5; translated protein: MFDNTEGEEYQTDLSAVGSPASQTDPEVYVLPLTEVSVPVSKQPSRSVLRLSSPYFVDPYPVQLLKSSDLGRHSLLYLKEIGHGWFGKVLLGEVNAGHSATQVVVRELKASASIQEQMRFLEEVQPYRALQHPALLQCLAQCSEVTPYLLVMEFCPLGDMKGYLRSCRATDSMTPDPLILQRIACEIASGLLHLHKYSYIHSDLALRNCLLTADMTVKIGDYGLSHEKYKDDYFVTPDQLWVPLRWIAPEIVDEVHGNLLTVDQTKSSNVWSLGVTIWELFELGNQPYRHYSDRQVLTYAVKEQQLRLPKPLLKIPLSERWYEVMQFCWLQPDQRPTAEEVHLLLGYLCAKGSSEGEEEFEARWSSMRPGAGHGGTEVAVELASSASSSFPLLENFSVGESFPDESGDDILTVTETSHGLNFEYKWEQMRHEQPYCASSTSGRLGQSNPLYQDIYYPTRGATDSSGGDRNVLGVSPSFYKAKELNTPGVVPVLSAHSPSVSSEYYIRIEEPVECNINLDCSPSFEGHFSGMPGSGDSGNCPGEVQANSYWSAGTHKTDSYDSDTSLTVSPTMEPLLRRASGDNWNSGQRFSYKDGEEEYHQHSPGGTDNQLLEDCPTDTHQNRWGMHSLSQGVNEIGSPFTISPPLCSPKLGYCDPYLEGRQGSIESKSTAIDVYNTMMGSLQKATSGPCTIDIDIETEENLIVEELESSSGDEAYLFTEKVTSKWSSNCSSNNNHLNFECGPCVRGVQETCVDIHYTTTFPDMGSSWPEIAEVKDIQHSAINLPIPLPHSEIAAEICGGIALNEVNIQVLEECGPYSPLCNEGNTRSESLVNLRQMAESPPFIDALISPTDRNFNFNSHLNQEDIEMPWEENKEIPSPSTGGSVLSLTEPLDSQGDSELGNEESRSNVLESNTADETIEQAVNAMSVNVVQASPSALSEKAPCSPTDVPQEPASESSQTADSGLEASCFSVSMVDIDNCSDDDDDITDVTSGIFTDIVDSVEVTADINVTIKHHQKTIETPDSVDSVDLPSVTGSCETFSPTSFCPSSQSKALDSGYDTENNESPEFILKDTSEPRLIGSPVLGVVEAEMVLQVDLDKGVDAVVSLSASNNTKVELTSLSEKNPYRDSAYFSDYDTENERWSREDEGDFPEKLGDNDLAGQEAEKEDLSRYTGTEQFSPHIKEGGKHYFEGLDKGRDIIEFDNKPESSASSVPVLSTLSPSPPEMGGCLTKESSQDEGLGLDSEHSGEDQSSECTSSSSTVSTVSSAQQEYSASGDQVKKGTEDSPGPLSSNSTSEDIPEEVLRELEGDKDELVPDCTGAEEKVEVDENGSWGTSSKTLKNHTDEMGLSETVEDTVPLVPIADGEDADEEETDDSEESDEELGCYNIQEQSEESDEELPAVPIVVSDRSNTRHLRSLLKMPSLLTESFCDELDRKKKAVSFFDDVTVYLFDQESPTGDLVEPIFPSGEESSGQPNSDVCDPSAKASVSDDSSDGNVSEESGGFEWDDDFPLMSDQDAVMPAAEEPATCTPSPVVPEAKPVAPFSRFSVSRFSITHVSDSDVESAGGSSEDGDRE